From the Pomacea canaliculata isolate SZHN2017 linkage group LG4, ASM307304v1, whole genome shotgun sequence genome, one window contains:
- the LOC112562233 gene encoding zinc finger HIT domain-containing protein 3-like has protein sequence MAACMICHAASAKYKCPRCFERYCSVACCKSHKEKECIPQVHTENIDDKKPLKTCTGGETNLSWSFMEETEDRVPQEKLQNLCKSENLKGMLHNQHLRAMMENLVNSIDPMADMEDAMQEPIFVELADECLRIVEGDKEPDMASVSK, from the exons ATGGCCGCCTGCATGATCTGTCACGCTGCTTCAGCCAAATATAAATGTCCCCGGTGTTTTGAGCGATA ttgtTCAGTTGCTTGCTGCAAAAGCCATAAAG AGAAAGAGTGCATACCACAAGTACACACAGAGAACATTGATGACAAGAAGCCACTGAAGACTTGCACAGGAG GTGAAACAAATTTGTCATGGAGCTTTATGGAAGAGACCGAAGACCGTGTTCCACAAGAGAAACTGCAAAATCTGT GTAAAAGTGAGAATCTAAAAGGTATGTTGCACAACCAGCACCTGCGGGCCATGATGGAGAACTTGGTGAACAGTATCGACCCCATGGCAGACATGGAGGATGCCATGCAGGAGCCCATCTTTGTCGAGTTGGCAGATGAGTGCCTCAGAATTGTTGAAGGAGACAAGGAGCCTGATATGGCATCAGTCTCAAAATGA
- the LOC112563081 gene encoding sulfotransferase 1A3-like → MQTLAEVVDTKPKHFSISHKDIRVGKVGDMVMPQLSLPLETVLEKVRDFEVRPDDVLLCSFPKSGTHWIYRVVDMLLRGSAEFGPRGLDSAFLDLQDHGNIEQLDSPRILGSHLPFELLPRQVKDKKTKIVYVFRHLKSVLTSGYCQVKGTQMMAGSSNQMTMDMYADFFFTPPMAYGGWFKHLEGVTTFMNSIKDHPVFILCYEKALMNPTQTVKDLAQFLGIIASQELSQAIADACSFKNQKETEEKLDPSNIIYRFYRKGDTDDWKNYITVALNERLDQMLCERAQSCPLAANYVM, encoded by the exons ATGCAGACCCTGGCAGAAGTCGTGGACACTAAACCAAAGCATTTCTCTATTAGCCATAAGGACATTCGTGTGGGAAAGGTTGGTGACATGGTCATGCCTCAGTTGTCCTTGCCCCTGGAGACGGTGCTGGAAAAGGTTCGAGACTTCGAAGTGCGTCCTGATGATGTTCTGCTGTGTTCTTTTCCAAAATCAG GGACTCACTGGATCTACCGTGTGGTCGACATGTTACTACGGGGGTCAGCAGAATTCGGACCACGCGGCCTTGACTCTGCCTTCCTTGACCTTCAGGATCACGGGAACATCGAACAGCTTGACTCCCCGCGCATCCTCGGTTCTCACCTGCCCTTCGAACTGTTGCCTCGTCAggtgaaggacaagaaaacaaagatagtGTACGTCTTCAGGCACCTGAAAAGTGTGCTGACCTCTGGGTATTGCCAGGTCAAGGGCACGCAGATGATGGCGGGAAGCAGCAACCAGATGACCATGGACATGTACGCAGACTTCTTCTTTACTCCACCCA TGGCTTACGGTGGTTGGTTCAAACATCTGGAAGGCGTGACCACGTTTATGAATTCAATCAAAGACCATCCCGTATTTATCTTGTGTTATGAGAAAGCTTTGATG aaTCCAACGCAGACTGTCAAAGACCTGGCTCAGTTTCTCGGAATAATTGCTTCACAAGAACTTTCCCAGGCTATTGCAGATGCTTGCAGCTTCAAGAACcaaaaggaaacagaagaaaagcttgaTCCAAGCAACATCATCTACAGGTTTTACAGAAAAG GAGACACGGACGACTGGAAGAACTACATCACCGTTGCACTAAACGAGCGGTTAGACCAGATGTTGTGCGAGCGAGCACAGAGCTGTCCCCTTGCTGCCAACTATGTCATGTGA
- the LOC112563080 gene encoding uncharacterized protein LOC112563080 isoform X1: MHHCTMFKASCPCHGVKQLVLPEHLHCWRAGTDKMILQCLKITFIKLLALIIVVLVVLLTIYTNTDIIAFLTNKKQDIIPSWDYLPCDWSVDKIPRPMRHRAVLECGISTRIYYEEVPFNTTPAVTTLESHDPCLAHLAQSTWCNDPGMRVPRLVHYVWFTRHTLPLYTFVSVLSAVRHVRPCLVLFHGDVIPEGPYWRALLQLVPNIVHVRSQRPRQIFGHVIDVVEHSADVKRLQVLLEYGGVYLDTDSVVLKSLDHVRIHPVVMGTEVSGWNLCNGMMLSEKNSTFLQLWLATYVDFDDSQWAQHSTRVPYLLYLQKPDLVHVVDSFFRPNYVDIGKFYRSGEIHQWDDLLALHLYVRFHLKFFAEGQSAIQTNCTMGEILRYSLHGASDACQLTTLISGSDGISKKRKKA, encoded by the exons ATGCACCACTGCACGATGTTCAAAGCATCTTGTCCTTGTCATGGCG TCAAACAACTTGTGCTGCCTGAACATCTGCACTGTTGGCGGGCGGGAACAG ATAAAATGATTCTACAGTGTCTAAAAATAACCTTCATCAAGCTGCTGGCGCTGATCATCGTGGTGCTTGTAGTGCTTCTGACGATCTACACCAACACTGATATCATCGCCTtccttacaaataaaaaacaag ATATCATCCCCTCTTGggattacctcccctgtgacTGGAGTGTGGACAAAATTCCCCGCCCCATGCGCCATCGCGCTGTCCTGGAGTGTGGCATCTCCACCCGGATTTATTACGAGGAGGTGCCATTCAATACTACACCGGCGGTGACGACACTGGAGTCTCACGATCCCTGTCTGGCTCACCTGGCGCAGTCCACGTGGTGCAATGACCCGGGGATGCGCGTGCCCCGCCTCGTGCACTACGTGTGGTTCACACGACACACCCTGCCCCTGTACACGTTCGTCAGCGTGCTGAGTGCTGTTCGCCACGTCAGACCCTGCCTGGTGCTGTTTCACGGTGACGTCATCCCCGAGGGCCCCTACTGGCGCGCGCTGCTGCAGCTGGTGCCCAACATCGTGCACGTCAGATCCCAGAGGCCGCGCCAaatctttggtcacgtgatcgaTGTTGTAGAACACAGCGCGGATGTAAAGAGACTTCAAGTTCTTCTGG AATATGGCGGGGTTTACCTTGATACCGATTCGGTGGTTCTCAAATCCCTGGACCACGTACGAATCCATCCCGTCGTCATGGGAACAGAAGTTAGTGGCTGGAACTTATGTAACGGCATGATGCTGAGCGAGAAGAACTCCACTTTCCTACAACTGTGGTTAGCCACGTACGTGGATTTTGACGATTCCCAGTGGGCTCAACACTCTACTCGGGTTCCATACCTGCTGTACCTCCAGAAACCCGATCTTGTGCACGTCGTTGACTCCTTCTTCAGACCCAACTACGTGGACATCGGCAAGTTTTATCGGAGCGGCGAGATACACCAGTGGGACGACTTGCTGGCCCTGCACCTGTACGTGAGGTTCCACCTGAAGTTCTTTGCCGAGGGTCAAAGTGCCATTCAGACAAACTGCACGATGGGAGAAATCCTGCGATATTCCCTGCACGGTGCTAGTGATGCTTGTCAGCTGACCACACTGATAAGTGGAAGTGACGgaatttctaaaaaaagaaaaaaagcatga
- the LOC112563080 gene encoding uncharacterized protein LOC112563080 isoform X2 — protein sequence MILQCLKITFIKLLALIIVVLVVLLTIYTNTDIIAFLTNKKQDIIPSWDYLPCDWSVDKIPRPMRHRAVLECGISTRIYYEEVPFNTTPAVTTLESHDPCLAHLAQSTWCNDPGMRVPRLVHYVWFTRHTLPLYTFVSVLSAVRHVRPCLVLFHGDVIPEGPYWRALLQLVPNIVHVRSQRPRQIFGHVIDVVEHSADVKRLQVLLEYGGVYLDTDSVVLKSLDHVRIHPVVMGTEVSGWNLCNGMMLSEKNSTFLQLWLATYVDFDDSQWAQHSTRVPYLLYLQKPDLVHVVDSFFRPNYVDIGKFYRSGEIHQWDDLLALHLYVRFHLKFFAEGQSAIQTNCTMGEILRYSLHGASDACQLTTLISGSDGISKKRKKA from the exons ATGATTCTACAGTGTCTAAAAATAACCTTCATCAAGCTGCTGGCGCTGATCATCGTGGTGCTTGTAGTGCTTCTGACGATCTACACCAACACTGATATCATCGCCTtccttacaaataaaaaacaag ATATCATCCCCTCTTGggattacctcccctgtgacTGGAGTGTGGACAAAATTCCCCGCCCCATGCGCCATCGCGCTGTCCTGGAGTGTGGCATCTCCACCCGGATTTATTACGAGGAGGTGCCATTCAATACTACACCGGCGGTGACGACACTGGAGTCTCACGATCCCTGTCTGGCTCACCTGGCGCAGTCCACGTGGTGCAATGACCCGGGGATGCGCGTGCCCCGCCTCGTGCACTACGTGTGGTTCACACGACACACCCTGCCCCTGTACACGTTCGTCAGCGTGCTGAGTGCTGTTCGCCACGTCAGACCCTGCCTGGTGCTGTTTCACGGTGACGTCATCCCCGAGGGCCCCTACTGGCGCGCGCTGCTGCAGCTGGTGCCCAACATCGTGCACGTCAGATCCCAGAGGCCGCGCCAaatctttggtcacgtgatcgaTGTTGTAGAACACAGCGCGGATGTAAAGAGACTTCAAGTTCTTCTGG AATATGGCGGGGTTTACCTTGATACCGATTCGGTGGTTCTCAAATCCCTGGACCACGTACGAATCCATCCCGTCGTCATGGGAACAGAAGTTAGTGGCTGGAACTTATGTAACGGCATGATGCTGAGCGAGAAGAACTCCACTTTCCTACAACTGTGGTTAGCCACGTACGTGGATTTTGACGATTCCCAGTGGGCTCAACACTCTACTCGGGTTCCATACCTGCTGTACCTCCAGAAACCCGATCTTGTGCACGTCGTTGACTCCTTCTTCAGACCCAACTACGTGGACATCGGCAAGTTTTATCGGAGCGGCGAGATACACCAGTGGGACGACTTGCTGGCCCTGCACCTGTACGTGAGGTTCCACCTGAAGTTCTTTGCCGAGGGTCAAAGTGCCATTCAGACAAACTGCACGATGGGAGAAATCCTGCGATATTCCCTGCACGGTGCTAGTGATGCTTGTCAGCTGACCACACTGATAAGTGGAAGTGACGgaatttctaaaaaaagaaaaaaagcatga